Below is a genomic region from Bacillota bacterium.
GTTTGGAATATCTAAATATTAAATTTATTTTATTATTAAGACGATATGTTGACTTATCTAGTTGGATATATTGAAAACCTCGAGATTCTATTAATTTCAGTACTGGTAAATAATAATGTATTGACATTAAACTATCGACCACCAAATCATAGTTTTTACATCCTGTTAAACTCAATTTAAGCAAGTCAACTCTAGAATAGAAGAGAACGAAACCCTGAAACCTGCAACATGCTATACATGCTGCTTACCTACTAGATAAGAACCACCATAGAAATACAATCCCGACCAGGATCAACCACCAGAGGCAACCTGATGTTTTTGAATCCGAGGGTTTTGATGTAGTATCGCTGCTTGGAAGAGTTGAAACATGGCCGGGATGATTAGCGGTAGGCGGGCCCGGCGGAACTGAGCGTGGTAAAAACGACTCTTCCAGGAGCTCCGCCTGCCGGATATTGGAGAGGGCAAAACACCGGATATCCTGGCGCCAACGGCAGTAAGCCCGGAGTATGGTTCCACCCCAGTAACCCTCTTCAAAAGACATTGGCTCCACTATGCGGTCGGTAAGCGCTTTTCTGGACGCAGTATAATAAATCAAATGCACACATCTATGCCCATGTAATGCCTTTTTCAAGAGTGACAGGATCTGTTCAGAATTTGTGGCAACCATGGGGTTAGCAGTTATCTTTTTGATTTTCGACTTTACTATAATAGTAGTAGGACTGGAACCACAATGGTGTACCTCATCCGTCCCAAAATCGAAGGCCACCCATTGCTCCGCAGGCATCTGCCTTATACTGATAGGCTTCCCGCAATATTTACAATCGCGGTATACGGCCATTAATGCCGCCTCCATCAGAGCTTTTTAACCAGGGGTAATGTGTAACATCCTTCAATTTTATAAAGAATCAGTCCTGCGACAGTCTAGGTACCGGCTGCAGCCTAAAAATACTCCCTTGCGCCCAGATTTGAGGATAACCTTCCCCCCGCAGTCCGGGCAGGCGAGCTCCAGATTCTGAACCGCCAGTTCCAGCACCCTACGGGGGATGTTCACCAGGCCTTTGCATTTAGCATCCTGGTAGGAAGTACAGCCCCAAAAGGGACCATATTTACCTGTTCTGATTTCGGTGGGTCTACTGCATTGGGGGCAGGGGGGAAACGCCATTAGTTTTTTTAGGGATTCCGAAAGTTTGACGAGGCGGCTTTGCCGTCCCGATTCCTCTTGTGTCTTGCGAAGCAGGTATACCGTACCCGAGAATTCCATCAGCTTCTCTACCAGTTCCGGCTGTGAGAGCCGGATCATCAACTCGCTGCTCCGGCTCTGGGAGAGGATATTCAAACTGCCAAACCAGGCAATTTTCCGATCCACAAAAGCGAGCTTTTCGTGTAGACCCCCGCGCCGCAATACATTAACACCTTTTGCAGATAACTGCTGAATTAATTTATCCGTAACCCGGCCGGGCTCCTGCGGCTCCCGGGTTACCACTATCACCGGTACCCCGCGGTCTACCAGGCGCCGCAAATAAGTGATTACCTCCGCCAGCCTTCGCTCGGCGATGAAAGGGCTGAATATAACTACTTCCCCGGCGGCATCCTGCAAATCCCTTAAGAAAGCCGGGTAAAAGTCACCTTCGTTGAAGTACGTTGCTCCTTCCGGATTTCCCAACTGCCGTGGTTTCGTATTAACTGCGTCCAGCGCGGTTATAACCGCCGGATCCGCATAGTCCTGAACCACCGTACGGGCGTCCATGAGCTTGCCGTGCTGCTCCAGGTGCTGCAACAGGGTGGTCAGAGAGTCATCCTTAAAGGCTCTTTGGCTCAAATAGTCATGGTGGGCCACAATCACCAATTTGCCCTTGGCCCGGGTACAGGCCACATTGAGAATTCTTGTGGCTTCAGAAACCGGGGTGCCGGTAAGAAGCTTTCCTATCTTAAATGGGGGACCATCCACCAGGTCAAAGATAACCATGTCTTTTTCGTTTCCCTGGAACCTGTACGGTAGCCGTTTCGACCTTATCTCCGGGTAGCTCGTATTGCTCAACCAGGTGTTGCAACAAGCGGGTTTGTGCCCGGTACGGCGCCACCAGTCCTATACTCTTGGCGCCGCTGGCCAGGGCCCGGGCAGCAAGCCGGATACAGACTATAGCGCTGTAAATATTATAACGGGAATAACCATGTTGAAGCCGGCCGCACCAGGGATTGGCACCCGAGGTGGTACACAGAACCAGGGGCTCCCCCGGTTCCGGAAAAGCGGCAGTGGCGTGGGCATATATCCGGGAGTCGGCCCCGTGCTCAAGCGGGTTGCGGTCGCGGGCATAGACCAGTATATTGGCCACATTGCCGATGGCTTCGTGCATGCGATACTGCACCTTTAAGGCACATAGCCTGGGGTCATTCAATTTTACCCCATCATTTCCAACGATACCGGCCTTAACAAAAATATCGGTCTGTAACCATCTTACAGCCGCGGGGTATTTTTCAGCATCCCGGGCCGTTGCAATCGGGGATAGTTGCCGGAAATCACCCGTGATTACTACCCGTCGCTGCGCCCGGCTGCCGGCAAACCATAGGTTGGGCAGGGGAACCATGCTGGCCTCGTCGATGATCACTGTATCAAAGGTGCCCCGATACAGTTCCTCCAAAAGCACCAGCCGCGATAAAGTCGCTCCAACAACCCTGGCATCACGAATCACAGTTGCTGCCAGTTCACGCAGACGGGATTCGATGGCGGCCAGCTGCTCGTTCAATTCCTTTAGTTTTTTCTCGACTTCGCTCAACTGCTCTTTAAGTTCCGGTAGCGAAGGCAGTGCCCCCAGGCTTTCCAGCATCCGCTGGTCCTTCTCTTTCTGGCGTTCAACCTCTGATAAATCTTCCCCCGCTATCCTTTTCTCCTCGCGGGCAGCCTGGCAGGCTGATTCCAGTTGCATAATTATCCCATCTCGATTAACTATTTGGCGGCGAATGGCTTCAGGGTTAAGGCCGAAAAGGACCCGCCGAAAGAACCCTGCTGCTTCAGCTTGTTGCAGCCTGCTTTGTAAATAACCGAGGTCCCGGCGTGCCTGGGCAATATCTTTTTCTAATTTTTTTACCTTCTCCCCGGCTCTGGCAAGAGCATCCCTTGCTTCTGCAACCCGCTGTTCTGTTTTTGCTACCCTTTCTATAAGTGTTATAGCATTAACCAGCTGGTTCCTGGTACCCTGAATTACCTTGCTTTCGGCTTTGATTCTTTCCTGTTGCCGCAGCAAGTCCTGGCTTTTCCTGTTCAACACAGCCTCCATTGTCACCCGTTGTAGTATTGGATCTTCCCGTGCCAGGGCGCCCACCCGCACCACAATACCGTCATGGATTTCATTTTCGCTTAGGGCTTTTATCGCAGGAAGCAAAGCCGTATCTACAGCTACGTTGGTATGTGAAGTAACCAGTAGACGCTCCCCTCGCCAGCTCAGCTCCCGAACAAGGGCGCCAATGGTCCGTGTCTTTCCCGTTCCCGGTGGACCCCAGATAAAAGTAACCCGCTGTTGCAGACAGCGGTTAACCGCCTCCAGTTGTTCTTTGTTCAGATTTCCCGGGTCGGCGGCAGATCTAACCCCGGAAAAGGACGTACCGGTAGTAAAACCAAAAAGCTGCATACAGCTTTCCTTGTTGGCAGGAAGTACACCGGTATGAATCTCCTCGATACGTCGCTGCAGCTGTTGCAGCAGGAAATAAGGGGAAAGGCTCAGGATAGCTTTGGGTATAGTGGGACCTACATCATCCTTTATGCTCAAGGTGATCTTAAATCCCTGAACGCTTACTATGATTGCCTCATGGGAATCCTTATCAATATGTAATTGGTCCGGGGTATCTAAGGGAATATTGAATTCGGCATCTAGCAAAAAACAATAGAGGAAGCGTGCGCCAGCTTTCCCTTTATATCTACCATCATGAATCCCTATTTTCTCAGACCCGCCGGATTCCTTGATAGCATCGATCTCTTCTCCTAGGGCTGTAATTAATTCATCGGTTATTGATTCAAAATTCGCCAACACCTCCACCCCCCTCCCCCTCAAAAGGCAAGGCATAGACAAATAACGGAAAATAAGGTAATTTATCCAGTATTTCGATATTTTTATCTCTTTTCCTCCCGCCAAATTCATTTTCCCCGGGCAGGCAAGGGACACCGTCATCTTGTCAAAACAAATTGTGGCTTTGCGAAGCCGCACCGCAAAGCCACGTAAATATCGGAATCCGTAATCAAACCACGTGTTCCCTAGATATCGCCCTGCACTGTTGCCACCCCAGCTTTAATGGTATAGAGACTCCCGCCGCGCCGTGTAGCTCGTTTTATCCTGCCTTGCGGCTCTCAGCCCGGCGAAGGATGTAGCGGGCTAGCACCGACGGGGGGCATCCCTCCCACTCCCGGTCATCCGGCGCACTGCCGGAGATCCCCAGAAAATCCAGCACGGCTGCCAGGCTTCCGGGCTGTTGCAGGTTTTCCGCAACCCCGATGAGCTGCCAGACCCTTTCGGAATCCCGGGCCAGTTTCCGCAGGTTCCCAAGCAACCGCCCGGCTGGCTCCTGTACCGCCTCCATCTCCTTTCTTCTCACTACCCCCCGGAGCAGCGCCCCCTTGAGAGCCAGAAGAACCAGCAGGCAGAGCCGGACATCCGCTTCCCTCTCCAGGTCAAAACCGGCCTTCCCGTCTTCCAAGGCCTCCACGATGAAACGGAGGGACTTGCGGAGCTGGTTCAGGTAAATGTCGATCTCTTCGGGACCAAGCAAGAAGGCCAGCAGGCAAAGGGCGGTCGTCTCCAGCTTCTCCTGAAGGTCCTGAGCCCCCTCGTCGGCGAAAACCCCGTCGGCCATCTGCTTCCGGGCCAGCGCCCTGAGCAGGTCTGCGATAGCATCGTCAAAGGCTCCCTCCTCCTGGAGACGCACCCCGGAGTCGTGAACAAAAGAAACGTCATTAAGGCTCGCAGGGAAGCCTTCATCAAAGTAAGGGATATAGCACTCCATTAAGGTATCTTCCGCAACCATTGGCGGCCCGAATAAAGCGCGGGATAGCACCGGCATCTCCCAACCCCTGGGGAGAGATACCGGGACCGGGCGGGTCACAGGCAGGCCGGCGGCCTTGTCCACCCTTTCCTCCACAGCCACGAAGGAGGTCAGGGAGGAAATGATGCCATGCTGCAAGGAGAGGCTGAGGAGCTCTGCTTCGATCTTTTTGGCGTTCTTGCGCGAGACGCAGTTCAGCTCTCCTTCCAGCTCCTGGATCACCCGGCGCGCCCAGGCTTTTTCCAGTAAATCCGCCTCATTGCTGCGGGGGAGGCCGTTCAGGTCGAGCCGGCACTTAAAAGGCGTGTCCCCGTCCTTCCCCCGCAGCCTCCCCCTGAGGATTACGTCCCCCCCGGGCTCACCTTTCACCCGCGCAAAAACATGGAGCGGCTCCAGGTTAAAGATAAGGTCGATCCCGCGGGGGTAGCAGTCCTCCACCCTGTTGCCGCCCCAGTCGATCCGCGCCCCTTCAACAGCGGGTGATACGATGCGGGAAAACTGCCTTAAAACTTTGTCCTCGATTCGCTCGCCGGGAAAGACGAACTCCGCCCTCCCCCGTCCTATCCGGGCCAACTCGTTGAGGAAGTAGCTGTTTACGGCGGTGTCAATTCCAAAGGTAAAGACCCTCCTCCCTTTGAGGCGCCGCCGGACGAAGGCCAGGACCTCCCGCTCGTTGCCCACCTGGCCGTCGGTGAAGAGGAGAATGATGCTGTCGCCGGAACCACGGTCCTCCAGGCAGGAGGCGAAGGGCTCCAGGATCTCTGTTCCGCCCGAAGCCTGGAGCCCCTCAATCCAGCGGCCGGCCCGGTCAAGCTGCCGCTGATTAAACGGGAGGGCTCTTTTTGCAAAACGGGTGCAGGCGTGATTGAAGGCAATGACATTAAAGCTGTCGGCGCCGGTAAGGTTTCTCAGGCAGAGCTGAAGGGCGCCTTTCGCCTGATCTAATTTTATTCCCGTCATCGAGCCGGAGACGTCGAGCATGAAGATGTAGGTCTTCCCGCTGGGTTCGGCCTGCGGCTCCAGTTCCGGAAGAAACATCAGGTGCAGCAGCTTTTCCTCCTCGTTCTTGAAATAAACCACGCCGCCCGAACCGATCTCCTCGCTTAAGGCGCAGACCAGGATGAAATCAGAGTCCATTGCCGCTGGCGCCCCCGCAAAGCTAATCCGGGCGGTGTTCTCGCCGGTCCAGTCCACCCTGATCCCATGGGTGGGGGATTCAAAGCGGGTCGCCGGCGGGACAACCGCCTTCAGGTCCAGGGCTGCCCGGTAGCCTGCCTCTCCGATCACCGGAGTGATGAAGTCTGCATCAGGCACGCGATCGGTCGGATCCGCCCACCCCGGGCCTCTCTTCTCCCCGGTCTTGAAGCCGGGTATATACCTGGGAGCCACCACCATCGGGATCGTCAGCCTCAGCTCCCGGTCCTGGCACTTCAGTTCTTCCAGGTAGGAGATCTCGATTTCAATGCTCTCGACCGGCAGCAACCGCCCGACCGAGACCTGAAAAATGTTGGGCCGGTGCTGCTCCAGAAGCACCGCCCCGTCGCCCGCCCGGACGGCGTCCCGGTAAACCTTAAGGGCCTCTTCCCGTTCTATGATCTTCCCCTCGATGGTTCTGTCACCGGTGCGCGCCTTGAAACCCAACACCGCGGCAGTGTCAGGTATGGGAAAAGTATAGATGGCTTCGATGCTTTCGCTGCCGTTGTTTTCGTAGCACTGGACGAG
It encodes:
- a CDS encoding WYL domain-containing protein translates to MAVYRDCKYCGKPISIRQMPAEQWVAFDFGTDEVHHCGSSPTTIIVKSKIKKITANPMVATNSEQILSLLKKALHGHRCVHLIYYTASRKALTDRIVEPMSFEEGYWGGTILRAYCRWRQDIRCFALSNIRQAELLEESFLPRSVPPGPPTANHPGHVSTLPSSDTTSKPSDSKTSGCLWWLILVGIVFLWWFLSSR
- a CDS encoding topoisomerase DNA-binding C4 zinc finger domain-containing protein; translated protein: MVIFDLVDGPPFKIGKLLTGTPVSEATRILNVACTRAKGKLVIVAHHDYLSQRAFKDDSLTTLLQHLEQHGKLMDARTVVQDYADPAVITALDAVNTKPRQLGNPEGATYFNEGDFYPAFLRDLQDAAGEVVIFSPFIAERRLAEVITYLRRLVDRGVPVIVVTREPQEPGRVTDKLIQQLSAKGVNVLRRGGLHEKLAFVDRKIAWFGSLNILSQSRSSELMIRLSQPELVEKLMEFSGTVYLLRKTQEESGRQSRLVKLSESLKKLMAFPPCPQCSRPTEIRTGKYGPFWGCTSYQDAKCKGLVNIPRRVLELAVQNLELACPDCGGKVILKSGRKGVFLGCSRYLDCRRTDSL
- a CDS encoding AAA domain-containing protein produces the protein MLANFESITDELITALGEEIDAIKESGGSEKIGIHDGRYKGKAGARFLYCFLLDAEFNIPLDTPDQLHIDKDSHEAIIVSVQGFKITLSIKDDVGPTIPKAILSLSPYFLLQQLQRRIEEIHTGVLPANKESCMQLFGFTTGTSFSGVRSAADPGNLNKEQLEAVNRCLQQRVTFIWGPPGTGKTRTIGALVRELSWRGERLLVTSHTNVAVDTALLPAIKALSENEIHDGIVVRVGALAREDPILQRVTMEAVLNRKSQDLLRQQERIKAESKVIQGTRNQLVNAITLIERVAKTEQRVAEARDALARAGEKVKKLEKDIAQARRDLGYLQSRLQQAEAAGFFRRVLFGLNPEAIRRQIVNRDGIIMQLESACQAAREEKRIAGEDLSEVERQKEKDQRMLESLGALPSLPELKEQLSEVEKKLKELNEQLAAIESRLRELAATVIRDARVVGATLSRLVLLEELYRGTFDTVIIDEASMVPLPNLWFAGSRAQRRVVITGDFRQLSPIATARDAEKYPAAVRWLQTDIFVKAGIVGNDGVKLNDPRLCALKVQYRMHEAIGNVANILVYARDRNPLEHGADSRIYAHATAAFPEPGEPLVLCTTSGANPWCGRLQHGYSRYNIYSAIVCIRLAARALASGAKSIGLVAPYRAQTRLLQHLVEQYELPGDKVETATVQVPGKRKRHGYL
- a CDS encoding VIT and VWA domain-containing protein, which translates into the protein MEKFGLAVRGGGEIPLKSVTITGELQLSFARIILVQCYENNGSESIEAIYTFPIPDTAAVLGFKARTGDRTIEGKIIEREEALKVYRDAVRAGDGAVLLEQHRPNIFQVSVGRLLPVESIEIEISYLEELKCQDRELRLTIPMVVAPRYIPGFKTGEKRGPGWADPTDRVPDADFITPVIGEAGYRAALDLKAVVPPATRFESPTHGIRVDWTGENTARISFAGAPAAMDSDFILVCALSEEIGSGGVVYFKNEEEKLLHLMFLPELEPQAEPSGKTYIFMLDVSGSMTGIKLDQAKGALQLCLRNLTGADSFNVIAFNHACTRFAKRALPFNQRQLDRAGRWIEGLQASGGTEILEPFASCLEDRGSGDSIILLFTDGQVGNEREVLAFVRRRLKGRRVFTFGIDTAVNSYFLNELARIGRGRAEFVFPGERIEDKVLRQFSRIVSPAVEGARIDWGGNRVEDCYPRGIDLIFNLEPLHVFARVKGEPGGDVILRGRLRGKDGDTPFKCRLDLNGLPRSNEADLLEKAWARRVIQELEGELNCVSRKNAKKIEAELLSLSLQHGIISSLTSFVAVEERVDKAAGLPVTRPVPVSLPRGWEMPVLSRALFGPPMVAEDTLMECYIPYFDEGFPASLNDVSFVHDSGVRLQEEGAFDDAIADLLRALARKQMADGVFADEGAQDLQEKLETTALCLLAFLLGPEEIDIYLNQLRKSLRFIVEALEDGKAGFDLEREADVRLCLLVLLALKGALLRGVVRRKEMEAVQEPAGRLLGNLRKLARDSERVWQLIGVAENLQQPGSLAAVLDFLGISGSAPDDREWEGCPPSVLARYILRRAESRKAG